The genomic stretch GGGTATAAGCAAATTGTGTACTGAATTTCATTCTTTTATTACTCTTGTCACGATCAGGTCATTAAGCCACCTGACCATAAGGGAGTAATCCTACGACATTTTGGATAAACAAACGAAAGGTTGCATGTCCGGAAGGGGAGAGAATTTCAAGAAACCAAATCAATTGGTTTTATAATCTATACCAAAGGTACAaatactcaacaaaattgctgaaattCTTGTGAAcaaacgatttactcttaccgCACAAAGAGCATTGACATGATAAATAATGCTTTGAACCGTAATGCTTCATTACTTTATAACACTGGAATTAAGCTTTAACATACCTAAATTGATCCAGTGCAATGTTCAACTCTGTGTAATTTATGAAAAATTTTAGAAGTTTTGCTATTTTCGAAACATGTAGACCGTAATAGTCTTGATTTTTTTTGCACAacgtcatttcttttgttgttcacctaaaagaagaagaaatacaACTATGCAATGTGATCGATGAGGAGGACCTGTATGATCCGACAATGACTCGCCAAGCAATTACTGTTTTGCATGCAAGCCGATTTCAATAGATGGTTTGTAACCAATCTCtaaagacacagataacaatactGCATTGTGCAATTGATAGTGGACGAACAACAGATGCTACTgatcgtccaccaacatggcggcgatgacgtcacgtgaaaaccaccgaTAATCGTCACCAAGTGTTCTGTAAAATCTTTTATCCTCAGTCACGTAAGCGGATAAAAAGCTGCTTTTACCCCGGTTGGTGCTGTGTCAGTGGGGAAGAGAAacaaatgggtttatcaactgggttgatatggtCAACTGACCACCTCAGAGACATTTCAAAGCCATTAGCTCTggggtggtcaatttaccatatcatcTTTGAAGTTGGTTTATTGTTTTCCTCAAGATCTATGGGAGCCGCTTTATGTTATTTGAGACTTTAATCGGGGTAGAATTGTTGCAACGCTTATTATCCTTTGGCAATTACTAATCACAATCGAATAATGTAGCATACAAAAAACAATGTTTCTAGAGTAGAATAGTTCTTTACACGTCTGTTGAAGGCGAGGGAATACAACAATACATCGCAATAAActttacattttaattaaaCTCATATCCGTTCTGAGATGGCAACGAGAcatgctaatatctccgaggaTAAATGACCGATGAATAactaaaatatataataaatacaaTACAAGATAAAACAGAAAAACATTTATCCCAGTAAACAAAGAGCAAGGTTAAGGAACACAGGTCCTGTTGCACTTGGCCGAATGCCATTATAATGACGGCGCTATCTTTCGAAGCGATAAGGGCATTGCGAGACGAAAGTTTACATACGTTGAATACTCCCTAATAATGCGTGTTCTTGAATAGTAGAGaagttgaatatttttcgcGGTAACACTGTTAGATGGTCTTgcatgaattaaattaaatcccCATGCCAAGAAGGATTTAAGTTGGTGAGCAAAAAAACGACCACCGCTTTGCACGAATTATGTCCCGTCGTAAGCAAAGTCACAGCAGCAACGTTGGGCATTCAAGCCAGGGTATCGCCGACTTCCTATAAACGCAGAGAGACTTTGAAACGTTCCAACACAAGTTAGAGAGGGAACGCTTTCACCGCTAAATGAAAACGTTTCAATAAATGCAATTACAACAACCTTTGATAagacatttgtttttgttaaattaCTCAGCAGTTATGGTTTGGTAACTTTCAAAACACACTGGACAGagattgaccaatcaaaatcaTCTCTTCCTACTTTCTCTCATACTCAACCGCACTTTCCACTCAAGCGCACCTGAATATGGAAATATCTTAAACTACCTATTTACATTTGAATGATCTTTTTTTTACCGTTCGTGAAATGCATTTACACTCTTACAATACTCCAAACGGATAGCGAAGCATGCAGGATAGTACGGCCGTCGAATTAAAGCACTGTGAGAGGAATAGTAATGCTGTTTCATCAAATATGGAGCCAAGGGAACGACGTCACACCAAGATCCTTGTCGAGGGCGACGACCACGCTCAGACCACTCAGGTATTGCATACAACTGTTCGCGTGAGAACACGTCTTGGAAGGATCTCTTCGCTGCTGTCTTGTGTTTGGTTCTTTACGCAATGTCTGCTATGCTATGCACTCCTCCTCCTTCTTTTAACTCCTCTGCTTCCATTTACGGCAGTATTTTACATCCTTAAGGCGGCTGAGCGAGGTGTAGTAAAGATGACCTCCCGAGGATTTCACTTGACCGGTATGGACTCTATGTTAGCATCTCTTAATGAAGATAACCGACCCACTATCAACGCATTACTTTGCTTAGAAAATGAGGGTAGCTTTGAAGAAGGATTGAATGCATTCCGCCAAGCTATTTTGGAACGCTTAATTGACGCAAAGAAAGCAAACGGAGAACTGCTCTATCCTAGAGTTCGTTGCTATATTCGGTCTGGTTGGTTTCAGTATTTTTTCCAAGAAGACCAATCCTTTAAAGCCGAAAATCATGTCTTCAAATGGGAAGGAGAGGTACCAAATTCAAAAGATGAGTTAGTAGCGATTGCTTCTAAGCTGAGTGGTGAACCATTTCCAAAAGGGAGATCTCCATGGTATTGCTGTTGCATTCCAACAAACTTTGGTGACAACGATTTTGCAGTTGTGTTTAGAGTAGAGCATTCTATTGCTGATGGAATTTCTTTAGTAAAATTCCTCATCTACAACTTACCAGATAGAATAAGCCCTCAAACAGAGCCTCTGAAGTTCTTAAACAAAGGAAGATCATTCCTCATTGCAAAAGCTGCTCTTAGTGCACCTAGGTACTTTCTTAAGCAATTGTTCACATTTGCTGACCATTCTAAATTACATGGACCAAATCTTAGTGGAGAGAAAAGGGTTGCCTGGTATGAAGCAATTGAGCTTCAATTAATAAAGGATATCAAATCAGCTACTGGTTTAACTGTCAATGATGTTTTGATGTCCTGCGTTTCTTTGGCATTAAGGAGGTACTTTCAGAGAATAGGCGTGGAGAATCCTGATGACTTCACTGCAGCTGTTCCAGTGGATGTTCGCACACAATCTTCATTAAAGGAGCTTGCCTTTGAAAATAAATTCTCATTCATTTTTCTGAAACTAGCTGTGTCCTATGATGGCGTTCTAAAGCAGTTGCATGAAACAAGAGTGCGCACGAAGAAAGCGAAAGTGTCCGGTGAGCCGCTTGCTTTGGCTGCCATCATTTACCTTTCACAAGAACTGTCTCCAGAGTTTTTGACTTCTAAATTAAATGCATTTCTGGGCAAAAAAACAAGTTGCATTCTTTCAAACGTGCCTGGTCCAAACGACATGCTTACTGTGAGAGGTAGTCGCGTCAAATTGATCACATTTTGGCCTCCGCAAAGAGATAACATTGGAGTGGGACTTTCGATTTTTACTTACGCAGGGAAAGTAATTTTTGGAGTTCAAGGCGATGTCTCGGTCCTACCAGATCCTGAATTAATTGTAGAAGAGTTTCGAAACGCTTTGAGTGAGATGACAAGATGTGTTCTCCTTACTGATGACAGTGTTAGCGACAGACATTGAACTCGTTACAAAGATCAAGAGAAAGGGGAATAAATATCCAGAAATTCTGCGAAGATTTCTTGACACCACCAAGCGCCTTGAAGTACACTCTTGGGTACTGATGAcgtattatcatgcaaattagcctcccaaggacaagacaagacaattTCTAATAATTCAACTcatgaatacaacaaattagCGAGAAAACTAACAAACAGCAACATCATCATTACAGAAAATAGCGTATAGAATATTAATTGCATTCGAGGAGAACGCAGGATGTCCCTCGGATATCGATCGTGATGATTCAGGTTTTGGACTCAACCTTGTTCTAGCACAAATAGCCTCATCTAATGTGACAGTGTTACGGTTggacagggtttttttttttttttttttaattgtactaCTTACGATACATGTTACATGATTTACACTTGTACTTACTTCTTACACAATACTTGCACTACATTAACTTGCACTACATACGATACATATTACAATACCATAACACTAGTCAAATGGAATTATAGTTGATCTGTTTACAacgtaattgtttacattttaattGTTCGAGTCTCTAATAAgaattttgtttgttactttcACTATGTAGGGTATTGGCTTTCTAGGATTTAATAGGttgttaaataaatagatagcaagaaaatcaaaatacagAAGCTGAGAAGTAGAAGGACACAATGCAATTTTATAAGGACAgaaaaaatttccatttgttccTAAATTCTTTCTCCTTATTACAAGTggctgcaatatatttttctatattaattttttcgcGCACAAGTGAGGCAAAATCATCGAAATTGTACTTTATGGTATTTAAAGCGTTAACATACAAAAATATTTACCTTAAATAATAAGATGGTTGAGGGCCAAACAGTAGTTGTGACAGCGAATAATTCCGAACATAATCTCCAGTTCTGACATAAGCAGTTTCGTATTACTAGAGGTTGAGTACCACTCCCGGAATCCATCCCAAAAGGAATTTGCGTGCTTGCAGTTTACAAACAAATGCCACAGGGTCTGACATTCGGAAGGACAAAAGGGACAGAAGGGCGAGgcaacttttttcattttatataacaAGCTATTCGTTGGTAAAATTCggtgaatgattttgtattggAACATCGTCAATTTAATTTCTCTCGTGGCTTTGAATGGTAGGAGGTAGATTTTAGACAAGTCACTTTTCTCGACGCCAGACGAGAACAACAGGATGTCCCTCGGATATCGATCGTGATGATTCAGCTTTTGGACTCAACCTTGTTCTAGCACAAATAGCCTCATCTAATGTGACAGTGTTACGGTTGGACAGGGTTAATACTTCTATGGGTGACCGTCCGGCAATACAGTACTCCGTGCTGTAAATGCTGTGGAGTCACGCTGCTTGGCTATCCAGCAAGAAAGGCTTCTAATATCACACAAAACTCATCGTGCATTATAACACACGTATCCCACaattgtttttaataaattattaacaacAAGATAACAGTCAAAATACATGAACATCATGCAAAGACTCCAGGGGCGTAGCGTCAATATACGCACGTACGCCCGAGCGTACATGTCAGACATGTATACCGGTAGTcagtaccctgggtgccagagactTTTCTAGCGCGGTTTCCGGTTTTCAGTCAAGTCTTTATAGTGACCCGCGCTCTTTATAGTGAAAAGTTGCACTACATTAACTTGCACTACATACGATACATATTACGCGCTCTTTAAGTCTTTATAGTGACCCGGCCTTTGGCCGACACCGAAAATTCCCGCCGcacgcgagaaaaacctctggtgccCAGGGTAggtagtcagagttcagacttcagacttcaagcgaaagcgaacagcGTAAAAACTCCCACGGAAAGTcgttcaaaggtgttcgacagctgaatgtcaacacgccaccaaggatgcaaatctcagtgcacaagaaagcctggatgaacgaagaaggtatgttttatctccgcaCTGTTTATTCAGAGAAGAAccttttcatgcgagcgacaaacacgattcttcGAATATTCGgaacaaggttcgaacgattgtattgttgtcacgggtatcacgttactgagcacgtgctcttaaggacgtatgcaaatttccgtgtgTTTGCTtttcgtttagtgttctaaaggtctctaaaagccctattcttttttaatagacaactactgtccttttcttgtgttgtttaaactacaagttcttctcaattgtgatcttaagattttgttgcgcgaaaatacttgggtataagacgcaccccacttttagcactaacttgccacccaaatacagatttttcttgaaaaaaccgacgttgctaaaacgagggtaagggtaagaccaagggtcacagtaagggtaaggatacgaatacagaaagtatcctaaaaatgcataaaagctaaccttaaacttttgtttaggcctaattaggcctaaggttagcttttatgcatgtttaggatactcttTGTATTCGTATCCCTACCCTTACTGtgacccttaccctcgttttagcaacgccgtgaaaaaaccgtgcgccttataaccgaataactacggtagctCAAATCCGAGAATCCTTATTCCATGGAGgtattagttttttaaagtcatcataaaatcgggccaagtttttttaaatttcgaattaaaTTGGTGTCTCTGTATGTGAGTATTTCCAATATCTTTTCATTAACCAAtacaggcctggccaaacggatccaacatcatccaaccgATGAGGTTGgcattagattccatccaccCAAACTACCCtagcagagagagagagagactgaggttgaattcaaacacactTCGTGACGCCTTGTACATAGTACTTCGTGTCAAGCCACCTTCACGTTAACATTTAGATTTAACATTTAGAATATCTATACAGAAAttatcccaaacattcataaaagctaaccttagacctacaaacttttctttagtcctaattaggcctacggttagctgttatgaatgtttgggatactttctgtatagatattctaaatgttaatGTGAAGGTGGCTTGACACGAAGTACTATGTACAAGGCGTCACGAagtgtgtttgaattcaacctcagtctctctctctctctgccagggtagttttggtggatggaatctaatgccgacccaacattgttgaaaaGTATCGAACGACAACGAGGTGGCCAAGCGAATGCAACTTGGATCCAGCATTTTGGACTCAAGGGTCTGGAACGAAAATCTACCCAGAATCCTCAGAAAACAAACTCTCACCATCTTGgcgttttcaagttccttttaaaattatcagtAGAGTAAACTCTCTCTGATGACAGCAAGGGGACGGCTGTTCCAGAATCTGGgaactgcaacagcaaatgcGTGGCCTCCAAAGGTCTTGCACCAGGTGTGAGAAACTTTGAGAAGACCCAAGGCGTCACTGCGTAGGGAATACCGTCCCGGGGTCTTGCCttgcaaaagatcctgcagATACACTGGCGCCATGCCCCTGAGAGCTTTGAACACAAGTAGGGCTATCtgttcgaagagagattgcTCAAGCTTTCGTCGCTCAGATATTCAAGACTTTGCTCGTTCACCATTCTGTAGCTTGAACTGATGGGGCAACGCGTGAAACAGATGCAACGAATAAACCATCACCATGGATAGCGATAGCCGCAGCGCTCGCCCGCATGCAACACTGTTGAATGTGGCGGCCAAACGAATGTAACACTGTTGTTCACACCTTAGAACAAAACaaacgttggatgatgttgaagacgatgtttcatggaaatcaaacgtCGTTCAACAACTTCCAACGTCATGCAACAcagtggccaaacgagtgcaacatgtcgtattcaacaatgttggatgatgttgcactTACATGTTGGACCCGTTTGGCTAGGCCTTCACGACAAGAAACGTAAtagtggacgaaagcaaaaagaaaagaaaaacaacaactaaTCCTCCGAGAATTGAGCTgtattatcatgcaaactttttcttttcttttgatggaaaaacaaggtttctgatcacgtgagtgaaagcaCTATAAGAGAGTTTGCGACGACTAACCCAGACCCTCCTAGTTTGGAGCGCCTTTGGCTCTTGAAACATTCGTGTGtgtacaccttcaaaatctcatgCTACGCCCCTGGACTCATGTAGTTTTCTTGGGAAATCTGAAATCGAAATACATTCCACTTGGGCAGTTGTTTACTTTGAAGAATAACTACAAATACTTGTCTCACTGCAATACATCAGCAATCAACCTACAGGATACAATCGATTGCAAAAAACGAACCCATTCTAATTCCTGGCTATATCTAGTTTATTTTTCTACTCCTTAGAAAGCACGAGACACTAATAAGCTAGGCCGGGCGCGTAAGTTGGTTGTTTTATGAGTTTTGGTCAATCATTCGATGGCTTTGTAGCACGAGGAAGACAGTTCTACCATGGAAAACTGACGGAGCAACGACAGGACATGTctataatttttaactttttaaaggCCCTAAAAAGGACCGCGCAccggtagctcagttggttgagcatcgggctgccatgcgggaggtcgtgagttgttgttgtttttttttttttgtattattatttttttaacatttccatATTGGAATTACAGCAATTACAGAAAGAAAATAttacagcaaatacaaagaaaatgcaaattacgCTAACAAGTGCATGCCTCCCAAAGGTTCCCCCTACTTGATGCACACGCACACAACACGCACgcacaaacacacacacatcAAAATGCGTTAGAATATCAAGAGAGATAAAAATGCACGTTTCAATGTTCTACATCTTCAAAGCCACTCTTACCCCATTTGATAGAGTGAGCTTGCCAATTATAGCGCTATCATAATTATTCTATGAGTCTTAGTTATCGATTCTAAATGCGGGGCCTTAAGCCATCTTTTATGTCCCCAACTAGGGAACCTCGTTTTACTTTGTCTTTCCCTTTccatatgaaataaaatataatcCTATGAGCCTCAATTACCACATCCTTATCTATACAAATTGATCCAGCACGGTACATTATCAGtggccggaccaacattcagggtcttaaataactgaggtgaaagtgctgcctttgcaattacaCCCGCAAGACTTTCAAGTCGTCTCGGATAAAGACTATAGACCGTAGTcgccgtctcacaaatatcttccatgtttatGATctctctgtgggacgttaaagaacccacacactattcgagaagagtaggggatgaagttcccggcgTTGTCCTCTGTGAGTGGGTtctttccagcagaagtggccggcttggcgtaatgtctctaaaaaggcttgtgttGTATGAGgtcacctaagcagaaacagccataagtcaaaaggactttgccaagtgctgggacatgtagatgtagatgtagatgaaggAAAACGAAAAGCTGACTAATTTCTAAAAATGAACAACCACTGTCAAAAAGACACTCAACCATCATCATCAGTTGTGAAGTGAGATACACTTGTGATTTGaatttatgatgatgatgaacgaTCGAAATATGTCTCGTTAAATTTCCTTAAAATTCGTTACTTGTCTGCCTTTGTTAAGACCCTTTGGATCGAAACGAAAAGCCCATGAAGGAAACATTTTGGCCTCTTCGGAGGCTATCTGGTTGGAGAATATGAAGATGCATTTGAGGATCTTTGGCCTCCAATTCAAATATATCAAGCCACTATACGGAATCAATGATACAC from Montipora capricornis isolate CH-2021 chromosome 12, ASM3666992v2, whole genome shotgun sequence encodes the following:
- the LOC138026452 gene encoding putative diacyglycerol O-acyltransferase MT1468 — its product is MQDSTAVELKHCERNSNAVSSNMEPRERRHTKILVEGDDHAQTTQVLHTTVRVRTRLGRISSLLSCVWFFTQCLLCYALLLLLLTPLLPFTAVFYILKAAERGVVKMTSRGFHLTGMDSMLASLNEDNRPTINALLCLENEGSFEEGLNAFRQAILERLIDAKKANGELLYPRVRCYIRSGWFQYFFQEDQSFKAENHVFKWEGEVPNSKDELVAIASKLSGEPFPKGRSPWYCCCIPTNFGDNDFAVVFRVEHSIADGISLVKFLIYNLPDRISPQTEPLKFLNKGRSFLIAKAALSAPRYFLKQLFTFADHSKLHGPNLSGEKRVAWYEAIELQLIKDIKSATGLTVNDVLMSCVSLALRRYFQRIGVENPDDFTAAVPVDVRTQSSLKELAFENKFSFIFLKLAVSYDGVLKQLHETRVRTKKAKVSGEPLALAAIIYLSQELSPEFLTSKLNAFLGKKTSCILSNVPGPNDMLTVRGSRVKLITFWPPQRDNIGVGLSIFTYAGKVIFGVQGDVSVLPDPELIVEEFRNALSEMTRCVLLTDDSVSDRH